From Mya arenaria isolate MELC-2E11 chromosome 12, ASM2691426v1, the proteins below share one genomic window:
- the LOC128210742 gene encoding AAC-rich mRNA clone AAC11 protein-like — MTTTMSLRTQLSTTTLMTQMTTTMPLLTQLTKNNATADTIVNNNTDDTNDNNNATADTIDNNNVTDDTNDNNNATDDTYDNSNATDDTNNNNNATDDTNDNNNATDDTNDNNNATADTIVNNNTDDTNDNNNATADTNDNNDATADTIDNRAIADTNVMAINLVIFILR, encoded by the coding sequence atgacaacaacaatGTCACTGCGGACACAATTGTCAACAACAACACTGATGACACAAATGACAACAACAATGCCACTGCTGACACAATTGACCAAAAACAATGCAACTGCTGACACAATTGTCAACAACAACACTGATGACACAAATGACAACAACAATGCCACTGCTGACACAATTGACAACAACAATGTCACTGATGACACAAATGACAACAACAATGCCACTGATGACACATATGACAACAGCAATGCCACTGATGacacaaataacaacaacaatgcaaCTGATGACACAAATGACAACAACAATGCAACTGATGACACAAATGACAACAACAATGCCACTGCTGACACAATTGTCAACAACAACACTGATGACACAAATGACAACAACAATGCCACTGCTGAcacaaatgacaacaatgatgcAACTGCTGACACAATTGACAACAGAGCCATTGCTGACACAAATGTGATGGCAATAAATCTAGTTATTTTTATTCTAAGATAA